In Primulina huaijiensis isolate GDHJ02 unplaced genomic scaffold, ASM1229523v2 scaffold40277, whole genome shotgun sequence, one genomic interval encodes:
- the LOC140969269 gene encoding uncharacterized protein isoform X2, whose product MKSLTAAAYSPKYPVSYCVKPRRVSSGVPPVISALKTSPPPQSFGDDVLRVFLREREVSGDFIAKLSDRLWLKKGLTVNSENVLELGGIDDVMEEPCGEGNEIGGFLKLKQNSEWLLGDSNSVPLNKKMVYKEVLDDGERRKRLDFLRYEALKRELLLLTAGIGTACTGYCLVALSVQAAASYAVGVVFSCLYFRLLCKHADNISSDIVPQIFTKKRTKRIGIRSKDLQDSFEKSVKGASIALSSPRLVIPAAIYGLWEFSQHFSHNVFDFQLLPAMVGLFAYKAATLVQVYRDNDDLQFIFPDNVEDPMD is encoded by the exons ATGAAGTCTCTCACAGCAGCTGCCTATTCACCAAAATACCCGGTGTCCTATTGCGTAAAACCACGTCGTGTTAGCTCCGGAGTACCACCTGTAATCTCCGCTCTCAAAACTTCCCCACCCCCTC AATCTTTCGGAGATGATGTTTTGCGAGTTTTTTTGCGAGAAAGGGAGGTAAGTGGAGATTTTATCGCTAAACTCTCCGATCGACTCTGGCTGAAGAAGGGTTTGACTGTAAATTCGGAGAATGTTCTGGAACTTGGGGGAATTGACGATGTTATGGAGGAG CCTTGTGGAGAAGGAAATGAAATTGGTGGGTTcttgaaattgaaacaaaataGTGAATGGCTTCTGGGTGACAGCAACTCTGTGCCACTGAACAAGAAGATGGTCTACA AGGAAGTTCTCGATGACGGTGAGAGACGGAAGAGACTGGATTTCCTAAGATATGAAGCT CTAAAGAGGGAACTGCTGCTTTTGACAGCGGGTATTGGAACTGCGTGTACTGGATACTGTCTTGTAGCTTTGTCAGTTCAG GCTGCTGCAAGCTATGCAGTAGGAGTTGTTTTCAG TTGCTTATATTTCCGGCTACTATGCAAACATGCGGACAACATATCGAGTGATATTGTTCCGCAGATTTTCACGAAAAAGAGGACAAAAAG AATCGGAATAAGAAGCAAGGATTTGCAGGACTCATTCGAAAAATCAGTGAAAGGTGCAAGTATCGCACTTTCATCACCAAGGCTGGTTATTCCTGCAGCTATTTATGGTTTGTGGGAATTCTCCCAACATTTTTCCCACAACGTATTTGATTTTCAG CTACTGCCGGCTATGGTTGGGCTATTTGCGTACAAGGCTGCTACACTGGTGCAAGTATATAGAGATAACGACGACCTTCAATTTATCTTTCCTGATAATGTAGAAGATCCGATGGACTGA
- the LOC140969269 gene encoding uncharacterized protein isoform X1: protein MKSLTAAAYSPKYPVSYCVKPRRVSSGVPPVISALKTSPPPLKESFGDDVLRVFLREREVSGDFIAKLSDRLWLKKGLTVNSENVLELGGIDDVMEEPCGEGNEIGGFLKLKQNSEWLLGDSNSVPLNKKMVYKEVLDDGERRKRLDFLRYEALKRELLLLTAGIGTACTGYCLVALSVQAAASYAVGVVFSCLYFRLLCKHADNISSDIVPQIFTKKRTKRIGIRSKDLQDSFEKSVKGASIALSSPRLVIPAAIYGLWEFSQHFSHNVFDFQLLPAMVGLFAYKAATLVQVYRDNDDLQFIFPDNVEDPMD, encoded by the exons ATGAAGTCTCTCACAGCAGCTGCCTATTCACCAAAATACCCGGTGTCCTATTGCGTAAAACCACGTCGTGTTAGCTCCGGAGTACCACCTGTAATCTCCGCTCTCAAAACTTCCCCACCCCCTC TGAAAGAATCTTTCGGAGATGATGTTTTGCGAGTTTTTTTGCGAGAAAGGGAGGTAAGTGGAGATTTTATCGCTAAACTCTCCGATCGACTCTGGCTGAAGAAGGGTTTGACTGTAAATTCGGAGAATGTTCTGGAACTTGGGGGAATTGACGATGTTATGGAGGAG CCTTGTGGAGAAGGAAATGAAATTGGTGGGTTcttgaaattgaaacaaaataGTGAATGGCTTCTGGGTGACAGCAACTCTGTGCCACTGAACAAGAAGATGGTCTACA AGGAAGTTCTCGATGACGGTGAGAGACGGAAGAGACTGGATTTCCTAAGATATGAAGCT CTAAAGAGGGAACTGCTGCTTTTGACAGCGGGTATTGGAACTGCGTGTACTGGATACTGTCTTGTAGCTTTGTCAGTTCAG GCTGCTGCAAGCTATGCAGTAGGAGTTGTTTTCAG TTGCTTATATTTCCGGCTACTATGCAAACATGCGGACAACATATCGAGTGATATTGTTCCGCAGATTTTCACGAAAAAGAGGACAAAAAG AATCGGAATAAGAAGCAAGGATTTGCAGGACTCATTCGAAAAATCAGTGAAAGGTGCAAGTATCGCACTTTCATCACCAAGGCTGGTTATTCCTGCAGCTATTTATGGTTTGTGGGAATTCTCCCAACATTTTTCCCACAACGTATTTGATTTTCAG CTACTGCCGGCTATGGTTGGGCTATTTGCGTACAAGGCTGCTACACTGGTGCAAGTATATAGAGATAACGACGACCTTCAATTTATCTTTCCTGATAATGTAGAAGATCCGATGGACTGA
- the LOC140969269 gene encoding uncharacterized protein isoform X3 encodes MKSLTAAAYSPKYPVSYCVKPRRVSSGVPPVISALKTSPPPLKESFGDDVLRVFLREREVSGDFIAKLSDRLWLKKGLTVNSENVLELGGIDDVMEEEVLDDGERRKRLDFLRYEALKRELLLLTAGIGTACTGYCLVALSVQAAASYAVGVVFSCLYFRLLCKHADNISSDIVPQIFTKKRTKRIGIRSKDLQDSFEKSVKGASIALSSPRLVIPAAIYGLWEFSQHFSHNVFDFQLLPAMVGLFAYKAATLVQVYRDNDDLQFIFPDNVEDPMD; translated from the exons ATGAAGTCTCTCACAGCAGCTGCCTATTCACCAAAATACCCGGTGTCCTATTGCGTAAAACCACGTCGTGTTAGCTCCGGAGTACCACCTGTAATCTCCGCTCTCAAAACTTCCCCACCCCCTC TGAAAGAATCTTTCGGAGATGATGTTTTGCGAGTTTTTTTGCGAGAAAGGGAGGTAAGTGGAGATTTTATCGCTAAACTCTCCGATCGACTCTGGCTGAAGAAGGGTTTGACTGTAAATTCGGAGAATGTTCTGGAACTTGGGGGAATTGACGATGTTATGGAGGAG GAAGTTCTCGATGACGGTGAGAGACGGAAGAGACTGGATTTCCTAAGATATGAAGCT CTAAAGAGGGAACTGCTGCTTTTGACAGCGGGTATTGGAACTGCGTGTACTGGATACTGTCTTGTAGCTTTGTCAGTTCAG GCTGCTGCAAGCTATGCAGTAGGAGTTGTTTTCAG TTGCTTATATTTCCGGCTACTATGCAAACATGCGGACAACATATCGAGTGATATTGTTCCGCAGATTTTCACGAAAAAGAGGACAAAAAG AATCGGAATAAGAAGCAAGGATTTGCAGGACTCATTCGAAAAATCAGTGAAAGGTGCAAGTATCGCACTTTCATCACCAAGGCTGGTTATTCCTGCAGCTATTTATGGTTTGTGGGAATTCTCCCAACATTTTTCCCACAACGTATTTGATTTTCAG CTACTGCCGGCTATGGTTGGGCTATTTGCGTACAAGGCTGCTACACTGGTGCAAGTATATAGAGATAACGACGACCTTCAATTTATCTTTCCTGATAATGTAGAAGATCCGATGGACTGA
- the LOC140969247 gene encoding uncharacterized protein — protein sequence MAKLQKSQPPALVDPVCSSVITLLMIVMACVELCDAATVVDVYRLVQYDLGGVPFGSRLSALNHHAGSSLFSSSEVADLSRTVLILPVRELNLTLIREYIGQRKPLGGLLLLLPSVFGPQNLDSGVGAGHDSEKGFMKEVLSEIERVLIHANIPYPVYFGFEDEYVNAVLADVKKNDATGQLATATTGGYKLLVAAAEPKKVTSPTITNIQGWLPGLRADGNSNQLPTIAVVASYDTFGAAPALSVGSDSNGSGIVALLEIARLFSALYKNPKTRGRYNLLFALTSGGPYNYNGTQKWLRSLDQRLRETIDYAICLNSLGSSNNELWIHVSKPPENACIKQIFEGFSSVSGELGLKVGLKHKKINISNPRVAWEHEQFSRLRVTAATVSALAVAPDFLESAGGLSDNRHFVDEASISQSVKLVAESLARHIYGQGGKNTDIFADDSSLSVNPYYIRSWLEFLSTTPRVAPFLAKSDPLIMALKKELEDHTVEVNIQQEVFDGLLTFYDSTSARLHIYQVASVTFDLLLLLVLGSYLITLFSFLVITTRGLDDLISLFRRPTSRKVKSA from the exons ATGGCGAAACTGCAGAAATCTCAGCCGCCGGCGTTGGTGGACCCGGTGTGCTCCTCGGTGATCACGTTGCTCATGATAGTCATGGCGTGTGTGGAGCTATGCGACGCCGCCACGGTGGTCGACGTCTACCGGCTCGTTCAGTACGATCTCGGGGGAGTGCCGTTTGGATCCCGCCTCTCCGCTCTCAACCACCACGCCGGCTCCTCCCTCTTCTCGTCCTCTGAAGTCGCTGATCTATCCCGCACGGTCCTCATTCTTCCTGTCCGTGAATTGAATCTCACTCTCATTAGAG AATATATTGGACAAAGGAAGCCACTAGGTGGTTTATTGCTTTTACTTCCATCAGTTTTTGGTCCTCAAAACTTAGACAGCGGGGTTGGTGCCGGTCATGATTCTGAGAAAGGCTTCATGAAGGAAGTTCTTTCTGAAATAGAACGTGTGCTTATACATGCAAACATCCCT TATCCGGTGTATTTTGGTTTTGAGGATGAGTATGTTAATGCTGTGCTAGCTGATGTGAAGAAGAATGATGCTACAGGTCAACTGGCAACTGCCACAACAGGAGG GTACAAACTTCTTGTTGCTGCAGCAGAACCCAAGAAAGTTACCTCTCCCACAATCACAAATATTCAG GGGTGGCTACCAGGCTTGAGAGCTGACGGCAATTCCAATCAACTTCCAACTATTGCTGTGGTGGCATCATATGATACATTTGGAGCTGCTCCA GCATTGTCCGTTGGAAGTGATAGCAATGGAAGTGGCATTGTTGCACTTCTAGAAATAGCTAGGTTATTTTCAGCTTTGTATAAAAATCCTAAGACAAGAGGAAGGTATAATTTACTCTTTGCACTCACATCTGGAGGACCTTATAACTACAATGGAACTCAAAAG TGGCTACGGAGTTTGGACCAAAGGTTGCGTGAAACTATTGACTATGCTATTTGCTTGAATAGCCTTGGTTCTTCTAACAATGAGTTATGGATTCATGTTTCCAAGCCTCCTGAAAATGCAtgtataaaacaaatttttgag GGTTTCTCCAGTGTGTCTGGAGAATTGGGGCTTAAAGTTGGTCTGAAGCACAAGAAGATTAACATATCTAATCCTCGA GTTGCATGGGAGCATGAGCAATTTTCAAGGTTGAGAGTCACAGCAGCAACGGTATCTGCTCTTGCTGTTGCACCTGATTTTCTGGAAAGTGCTGGAGGTTTGTCGGACAACAG ACATTTTGTTGATGAAGCTTCAATAAGCCAAAGTGTCAAATTAGTTGCTGAAAGTCTTGCT AGGCATATTTATGGCCAGGGTGGGAAAAACACTGATATATTTGCGGATGACAGCAGTTTATCTGTTAACCCATATTATATCCGTTCTTGGTTAGAATTTTTGTCAACAACACCTCGAGTGGCACCATTTCTTGCAAAGAGCGATCCTCTCATCATGGCTCTAAAAAAG GAATTAGAAGACCACACGGTGGAGGTGAATATACAACAGGAAGTATTTGATGGGTTGCTCACCTTTTATGATTCAACATCTGCGAGGTTACACATCTATCAG GTTGCAAGTGTGACATTTGACTTGCTTTTGCTGCTGGTTCTTGGATCATATTTGATTACACTTTTCAGTTTTCTGGTCATCACAACTAGG